The following nucleotide sequence is from Lysobacter panacisoli.
ACAGCGGCAGCATGTCCTCGATCAGACGCGACTGCAGGAGCGTGTCCGGTGCGATGCCGGTCTCATGCGCGTGGCGTTCGCCGGCCTGCAGCACGTGGCGCAGATTGCGCAGAGCGCGCTGGACGGTGGGCACGGTGACCTGGTACGTGGACGGCATCGGTGCGATTCCTGCGGGATTGGACGGGCCGCCAGCGTAACGTCGCATGTGCGTCCCGATTAGTCCGTTCGCAGGGGAAGCGCCGTCCCGTCGGCGGGCCAATCGTCGCAGCAGGAACAGGCGGAAGCGCTCAAGGCCGGCGGCGAGGCCGCCGGCGTGCGTTGGTTTCCGCGACGATCGATCCCCGCGCTCCTCAGCGCAGCCAACCCCGCGCGGCGGCGCGGCGCGCGTACGACAGCAGGAACAGCGCGATCGCCAGCAGCAAGACCGGCATCGCCAGGCCCGACGGGCCAAGCAGTCGCCAAGCCGGCGTGACCAGGAACGCGCCCAGGCACTGCACCACCAGGCCGACCAGCGACAGCAGGAAGAACGTCGTCGCCCAGCGCTTCCTCAGCAGCAGCCCGATGGCACCGAGCACGCCGCCGATCACGGCCGCACCGTAGGCGACCTGCATCCAGCCCGGCGTGGCGGCGAGGATCTCGCGATGTTCCGAAGGCATGGCCGCGACCTGTTCGGGCGTCGCCGCCATCGTCAGGCAGAACATCGTCAGTCCGATCAGGTTCCACAGCAGGGCGAGCACGGCGATGATCCAGTAACTGGTGGGGCGCGATGCGACCACGGTCGTCATGTCCACTCTCCGTCCGGGCGGGAATGCCCGGCGCCAGCCTACGTGCATGCCGCGATGCGGCATGGCGCGCGCCGACGGGCGGCGCTCAGCCCTTGCGGATGGCGTGCCCGCCGAACTCGTTGCGCATCGCCGCGAGCAGCTTGTCGGCGAAGGAATCGTCCTCGCGCGAGCGCAGGCGTTCGAGCAGCGACAGCGTGATCACCGGCGCGGACACGTCGAGGTCGATGGCCTCGGCGACGGTCCAGCGCCCTTCGCCGGAATCGGCCACGAACGGCGCGATGCCATCGAGCGTCGGGTTGCGTTCGAGCGCGTTCGCGCTGAGGTCGAGCAGCCACGAACGCACGACGCTGCCGTGGCGCCAGATCTGCGCGAGCCGGCCCAGGTCGATGCCGAATTCCTGCTTGCGCTCGAGGATCGCGAAGCCCTCCGCGTAGGCCTGCATCATTCCGTATTCGATACCGTTGTGGACCATCTTGGCGAAATGGCCCGCGCCGCTAGGACCGACGCGACCCCAGCCACGATCCGGCGCGGGCGCGAGCGCCTCGAACACAGGACGCAGGCGTTCGACCGGAATCTCGTCGCCGCCGATCATCAGGCTGTAGCCCTCGGCCAGTCCCCACACGCCGCCGCTGGTGCCGCAATCGACATAGCCGATGCCGTGTTCGGACAGCATCGCCGCACGGCGCATCGTGTCCTTGTAGAAGGAGTTGCCGCCGTCGACGACGATGTCGCCGCGCGACAGCTGCGGCAGCAGATCGGCGAGTGTGCGATCGACCGTCTCGCCGGCGGGCACCATCAGCCAGATCGCGCGCGTCGACTTCAGGCCGGCGACCAGCGCCGTCAGCGAATCGACCGCGTCGATACCGCGCTGCGATGCCTGTTCGCGCGCCTGCGGGCCGGGGTCGAACCCCACCACGCGATGCCCGTGCTTCACCAGGCGCTGCGCCATGTTGGCGCCCATGCGACCCAGT
It contains:
- the gnd gene encoding phosphogluconate dehydrogenase (NAD(+)-dependent, decarboxylating), whose product is MELGMVGLGRMGANMAQRLVKHGHRVVGFDPGPQAREQASQRGIDAVDSLTALVAGLKSTRAIWLMVPAGETVDRTLADLLPQLSRGDIVVDGGNSFYKDTMRRAAMLSEHGIGYVDCGTSGGVWGLAEGYSLMIGGDEIPVERLRPVFEALAPAPDRGWGRVGPSGAGHFAKMVHNGIEYGMMQAYAEGFAILERKQEFGIDLGRLAQIWRHGSVVRSWLLDLSANALERNPTLDGIAPFVADSGEGRWTVAEAIDLDVSAPVITLSLLERLRSREDDSFADKLLAAMRNEFGGHAIRKG